The genomic DNA CTGGCCTGCGGGCGACGGCGGTGACATCGTGGCCGCGGCTCAACAACTCGCTGATGACAGTGCGGCCAATCCGGCCGGTGGCGGCAAGAACTACAACTTTCATATTAAAAAGCCTCCAAGTATGAGGACGACAAGGTGCAGTGATCGCAGCACTTCAATTTGAAGCTGCGCCATCACTCAGCGTTGGGTGGTCGGTGTAGTGTTTAGCGCCCCCTCCGTAGAAGGTCGAGCGGTCATAGGCATTCAGCTACGCGCCCTGACGGAAGCGCGCTGGAAGATCGGGGTTGGCAATAAACTGCCGGCCGAAGGCAACGGCGTCAGCACGACCTTCGAGAATCGCTTTTTCGACCGTCTCCCGGGTGAAGCCTCCAGCTAGGATCAGTGTCCGCGGCTAGAACTCTCGGAGGGCATCGACATTGTTCGGTGTGCCGGTCTCCATGCTGTCACCGGTGCGGGCCTCAATCAGGCTCACATAGGCCACATTCAAATTGTCCAGACTGCTCAGCACGTACTAGTACAAACCGATTGGGTCTGCGTCTCCGACATCGTTGTAGGTGCCGAACGGGGAAAGACGGACTCCGACTCGATCAGCACCCCAAACATCGATGGCCGCCTTGGTGACTTCCAACAACAGGCGAACTCGGTTCTCAACGGAACCACCGTAGGCGTCGGTTCGGTGGTTGGATTTGGAGTGAAGGAACTGCTCCAGCAGATACCGTTGGCACCGTGGACTTCAACACCATCGAAGCCAGCGGCCAGAGCCTTACGTGCCCCTTGGCGATATGCCTTGACGATCCCTGGGATCTCATCGAGTTCCAAGGCGCGGGGCGTCTCGTACGGTACGGTTTTCCACTCCGGCGTCAGGGATTGTTGATCGGTGATCGGAATTGCAGACGGCCTAACAGGCAATACCCGCCTGGTTGGAAGCTGGAGTGCGGGGACCGCCCTACGTGCCAGAGTTGTTGGAAGATGATGCCGCCATTCTTGTGGACGGCCTCGGTTACTTTCTTCAGCCAGCCACCTGCTCGGCGGAGTGAATGCCTAGTGTGGCAGGGTAGTCCTCTCCATATGGAGTGACCTGGGTCGCCTCCGAAATGATCAGCCCACCTGGTGTGGCTCGCTGACTGTAGTACTCAGCAGCGTGCTCGTTGGGGACATTTCCCTCAGCGGCGCGCATACGGGTTAGTGGCGCCATCACCACGCGGTGCGACAGCTTGTACTGGCCCAGTTTGACAGGGGAAAGAAGCGTGGAATCGATCATCAAGACTCTATCCAGTTAGGGTGAGAACAGAGCGGACCTAGGTCGGAGGCGATCGGTGTGCCCGCATGATGAAACTAATACGACCGGCCATATTGATTCCGTCAACAGCTTTCCGGCAGACTTCGGACACGTCCATAGGCCCCCTCTTCAGCTGAAAAGGGCAGCGTAAGGCGTGCCGATGACGTCTTTGATCATGAATATCTCAGACATCCACTTCGACGAGCGGTGAGTACTTGTCTGAGGTATCGATATTTTTAAAAAGGTGAAATTTACGATATACCAGCAAATTAAAAAGCCTGATACATGAGCAAAAGGAATAGCTGTATGACTTAGTGGGATACGAATATTTCTACTTAGGCTCTGTAATCTTTCTGAGTAATTATGTAGATTTAAATAATTACATCTTGAGAGACCGCCATGAGCACAGCCCTGCCGACGCTGCAAGCCATCCATTACTTTGAGGCGGCCGCCTGACACCGCAGCTTTACAAGGGCTGCCGAGGAGCTTCACATCACGCAAAGCGCTATCAGCAAACAGATATCTAACTTAGAGCAGAGCTTAGGGATTGTTTTGTTCGAGCGCACCCGAAGAGGTTCCGATCTGACATTAGAAGGGTATATTCTTCTCACAACTACTCAAACCATTTTGAAGAACTTAGAGCGTGTATCGACTCATTGCATAGTCAACAGGGCACGATTGAAAACTGAAAAATTGATTATAGTTGATCTTGAGTATTAGAGCCAAAGGTCCTTGGTATGGATAAAAACACCAAAGCACTCCCCCCAGTGGGTCCTCTGGTTTTCTTCGAAGCTGTAGCTCGGACAGGCAGCTTTACGCTGGCCGCCGAGGAGCTGTTCATCACGCAAAGCGCCGTCAGCAAGCAGGTGAAGAAGCTGGAGGACAACCTTGGGTTTGCGCTGTTTACACGCAAGTACCGCGGGGTTGTGCTGACCGAACCTGGGCGTGAGCTATACGAAGGTGTGCAGCCGGCGCTAGAGTCTTTCCGCGAAACCGTCCAGCGGGTGCGCAAATGGTACGACCAGAACACCATCAGCGTGGTGTGCACGCACGCGGTCGCTCACTACTACCTCTTCCCCAAACTCGCCCACTTCCAGCAGCAGTTCCCCGACATTACGGTCAACGTGGTGGCCACCAACCAGCTTTCCGCCCCACTGTGCTTGAACTATGACTTCGGCATTCTCTACGGTGCGGGGGAATGGACAGGCCTTTCCGGTGTGAAGTTGTTCGATGAGATCGTGTACCCCGTTTGCAGTGCAAAATTCGCCGCCGAGCAGGTGGAGTCACTTGATGACCTGTTGAAGCTCCCGCTGGTCCAGATCGACAACGAGGGCTGGAATATCATGAACTGGAATGACTGGCTCGGGCAGTTCGGGAAGACGTTCAAGCCTACCGGCAAGGTCATCACCTACAACCAAGTCACCTTGGCCTTGAACGCTGCGGAAAGAGGATTGGGGATCGCTCTGGGCTGGGAGTTCATGGCTAGAGAGATGATCGAGAAAGGCGCTGTGAAGGCGTTGCAGCAGTTCGAGCTAAAGACCGGCTTCTCAGACTTCCTCGTTCACTCGAACAAGGCCAAGCTCTCGAACGCATGCAAGATTTTTGAGGAGTGGCTGCTGCAATCAACCGCTGACGACCGATAACGGTGTCAGCGGTTAGCCTTCAGGCTTACTCGGCCACGTAGGCGAAGGCCTGTACCTCGACCACGTAGCCGCCGGCAACGAGTGCGCTCTCGACGCAGGCGCGCACCGGCTTTGGTCGGCCATCCAACCACTTCTCGTAGACAGCATTGAAGGTCTCGAATTCGGCGATGTTGGTCAGCCACACCTGAACACGCACTAGGTCATTCAGCGTGGCGCCGACTTCCTCCAGCAAGCCAGTCACTTTGCCAAGGACTTCAATGGACTGCTCTTCCAGTGAAGCCGCAGTATTGGTAGCGACCTGACCCGCGGTCTCTACAGTGCTCCCGTAACGGACGACCTGGGCTATGAGGTGGTTTTCGTGAAGACGTTTGATCATTCGATCCTCTCTGCAATGGATGAGTGCTGACCCAGCCCGCCGGTATCAAAGCCGGGCGGGCTATGTGCAGCTAAGGGTAGTCCTTAGATATCGCCACCAGCGTTGCTGGATTCGTGCTTGAGCCGAATGCCGGCCCCGATGGCCTTCAGGGGATCAGGCGGTACCCAGGACGGGTTGCTGTTATCGAAGATGAAATCCAGCTCTTCACTTGGGATGCCGCAGATGTAGTCGGCCATGTAGTAGCCGAGGTAGGTGCCCTTGGCCACACCTACACCGTTGCAGCCAACGATGGTGTAGACGCCTTCTGCGGACTTCTTGAAGACCGACTGGTGATTCAGCGTCATGCACAGCATCCCGCCCCAGGTGTATTCAAAATTCTTGTGGGCCAAGAACGGGAAGCGCGCCTCGTAAGACCGGCGGTGCTGCTTGAAGGCCATTTCCAGGCCCTCGGCGTTGCTGTTCAAGCTGCGCTCGTAGTTGAGCGAGTTGCGCACGAAAATACGCCCGTCAGTGGTGAAGCGCACGGTGGTTCCGGCTGGGTGCGCGGAAGTGGTGCCCCATGGCTTTACGCCGTCGAAGTACTTCTTCAACTCGTCCGGTGTCAGCTTTTCGGTAAGGCTCGCGTAGGTGAAGATCGGTGCCAATCGATTCTGCAGGTGGCCGAACTCCTCGTTGAACGAACTGGTGGTCTGGATCACGGTGCTAGCTTCGATCGAACCGCCCAGGAAGTTGAGCTTATGCGGCGAGCCATACTCACAGCTGACCACCGGGCTGTTTTCGAACAAGGTGACATTTTTGGGCAGCGCAGCAGCCAGGCCTCTGATCAAGGAAGAAGGGTTGATCAGGATGTTACCCGGCGTGTACACCGCCATGCGGTAGTAGTCAGTACCCAGTCGCTTCTTCAGCGCAGCGCCTTCCACGACCTCGTACTCAAAGCCGGAGGCCTTCAAGGTCTCGACGAAGTGGTCCAGGCCGGCGACGTTGCTCTGCTCATGGGCGGACATGTACTTGCCGGCGTTCTGCCAGGCGCAATCGATGGAGTGCTTGTCCTTGAGGGATCGTAGGCGCTCGATGGCGAAGTTGTTGAGCTTGAACAGCTTGTGGTCGTGCTCGACGTTCGACTTGCCAGCATCCAGGTTGTGCGGCACATCGATCACGAAGCCTGCATTGCGGCCGGACGTGCCTTGCCCAACACCCAGCGCATCCACAATCGCGATTCTTGCACCGGGATTCAACTCGGCCAGGCGCTGCGCCACTGCAACGCCCGTGTAGCCGGCGCCAATCACGGCGTAGTCGAACCTCTTCCTGCCTTTGAGTCTTTCACCCAGCTTCTGCCCATGGGACGGGGATGTTTCATACCAGCCCAAGTTTCCGTCGACGATCGGGAACTTACTAATCTTTTGCATGGCTACCTCCAAAGGTGTTGTTGCAAGCATCCAGTAATCACCAATGGCTGACTAACGAAAAAACGGCATTTAGGTATTCCAGATGCTCATATTTCAACGGAAGGCTGCATTACCCTGCTCCGGTAAAGAAAGGCCAGTAGCACCTAGGCGGCGCGATTACTGCGACCCCTTCTTCGAAACCCTTCTAGCGCAGAGCTTTGAGATTCCTCACTCTAGGGCCAGCCGGTGACCCTGGGCGTGTCACTGTGAAAAGTATTCCATTCCAGAATCTATGGATTCCAACATATCCGTTGTTTTCGCTTATCTAATCCTCGATAGTTTCCTCGCAGCAACTCAATGAACTAACCACAAGCATCCATCACTTTGCTTGAGGGCCGCTGCTGCCGTAAGTCCGCGAAGCCGCTTCAATTGCTCCCTGAGGTATCCATGAGCAAACTGATTTTGACGCTCGTCTGTAATGATCAAAAAGGGATAGTTGCCGCCGTCGGAAATTGTATTTCTGTTCAATCGGGCAACATCACTGAGTGCGGCCAGTACGTTGACTCGGCCAACAACAAATTCTTCATGCGCGTCTGCGTTGAGCTCGGCCAGGGCGTCGCCCTGAGCGATTTCCGTGAGGTTTTTTCCTTCGTGGCGAGTGCCTATGGCATGCAATGGCAGATCTACGATGCAGCGTCCAAGCCGCGCGTGATGATCATTGTGTCCCAACTCGGCCACTGCCTGAATGACCTGCTCCATCGGCACAGCATTGAGCAACTGCCGATGGAACTTGTGTCCATCGTGTCGAACCATGAGCACTTTCGTCGCAGAGCCGAGCATGAGGGCCTGGCCTTCCACTACCTGCCAGTGACTCCCGCCAACAAGCAGGAGCAGGAGGACAAGCTGCTCGAAATGGTTCGAGACCAGCAGATCGACTTGGTAATCCTTGCCCGCTACATGCAGATCCTGAGCGATGACCTTTCACGTGCCCTCGCTGGACACGTCATCAACATCCATCACTCCTTCCTGCCTAGTTTCAAAGGCGCGCGTCCGTACCACCAGGCGCACAAGCGCGGGGTGAAGCTCATCGGGGCAACCGCCCACTACGTTACTGCGGACCTAGATGAGAGGCCGATCATCGAGCAAAACGTGCAGCGCATCGATCATGCCGCGACCGCGGAAGACCTTGTGGCCATCGGACGCGACACGGAGTGCCAAGTTCTGGCCCGTGCCGTGAAACTCCACCTCGAACACAGGATTCTGCTCAATGACGATCGCACAGTTATTTTCCACTAAGCCCCCCAAGTGATCCGCAGCAAGGCGATCGTCGAGCGCATCCTGGCCGAAGTGCGAACAGCTGTTGTCCAGCATTCAATCGCACCAGGACTGGCGGTGGTGCTTGTCGGTGAAGATCCAGCCAGCAGGGTCTATGTACGTAACAAGAGCGCCCAGGCCGAAGCCTGTGGGTTCAATTCTCGCCAGTTTGAGTTGCCAGTCTCGACCAGCGAGGTCGAACTCCTCGACTTGATCAACTCCGTGTCACGCCACGCCCGGGCAATCACCCCCGTCCCCGGCGGCGCTGGCCCTATGACCATTGCCATGCTCATGCGCGACACACTGGAGGTCGCTCTCAATCAGAACGAACAGTGACTTCCACCATCCCAAGCTTTTCCGCGTGCAACACATAAGGCTGCTGTGACCGGCAGCCCACAGAGCCACATATTAACAACAATAAAGGTGTAGCCATGTCCACTTCTGTATCTGAGCAGGTGCGCTCGCGCACGGCTTCAAACAACGACATATCACGATGCTTTCCATCGCCGGCGTGATCGGCGGGGGCCTATTCAGCGGTTCCGGTCATGCGATCGCAGCTGCAGGTCCTGCCGCCATCCTGGCCTACATGATGGCGGGGGCACTAGTGGTACTCGTCATGCGCATGCTCGACGAGATGGCCATCGCCTCTCCGGACACCGGGTCATTTTCCACCTATGCAGATCGTGCCATTGGCCCATGGGCCGGCTTCACCATCGGTTGGCTGTACTGGTGGTTCTGGGTGCTGGTCATCCCGCTTGAGGCCATCGCTGCAGCTGCAGTCCTCAATACCTGGTTCCCCGGCATCGAGACGTGGGTGTTCGCTTTCAGCATCACCGCATTGCTGACCATCACCAACCTCTTCAGAGTCGGCAAGTACGGGGAGTTCGAGTTCTGGTTCGCCATGCTCAAGGTGATCGCGATCATCGCCTTCATCGTACTCGGCGGCCTGGTGCTGTTCGACTTCCTGCCGAACCGTGAAGTCATCGGGCTCAGCACCCTGGTCGCTCAGAATGGCGGCTTCATGCCCAATGGGTTCGGCGCGGTCATCGGCGCACTGCTGACCACCATGTTCAGCTTCATCAGTATCGAGGCGGTGACCATCGCTGCGGCGGAGTCGAAAGATCCGGCGCGCAACATCGCCAAGGCGACCCGTTCGGTGATCTGGCGAATCTGCCTGTTCTACCTGGTGTCGATCTTCGTAATCATCTCGATCGTTGCCTGGAATGACCCGCAGTTGCCGGTGCAGGGCTCATATCAGCGCGCGCTGGAGATCATGAACATCCCACACGCCAAGTTCCTGGTCGACATCGTGGTGCTGGTAGCGGTCTCCAGTTGCTTGAACTCAGCGATCTACATCTCCTCGCGCATGGTCTTCTCGCTGGCTAAGCGGGGCGATGCGCCAAGTGTCATCCGCCGCACCACTCGCAAAGACGTACCAGCTTTTGCAGTAGTAGCCAGCACGGTCATCGGACTGCTGACCACTGCATTGAACTTCTTCGCACCGTCAGAGGTGTTTGGTTTATTGCTGGCATCATCTGGCGCGATCGCTCTGCTGGTCTACCTGGTGATCGCGATGTGCCAGCTGCGCATGCGTTATAAGCTTGAGCGCAGCAACACGCCGATCGCGCTCAAAATGTGGATGTTCCTGGTACTGACCTGGCTGGCAATCGGCTTTATCGTCGCCGCGCTGACCACGATGGTCGTGCTGCCTGAGCACCGCAGTGAAGTGACAGCCACGGGTCTGCTGACGTTGCTGACGGTCGCGCTAGGCTTGATCTCGCAGAACCGTAGGAAAACAAAAAACTCAGCAGGGGCCCAGAGTGCGCTGAGTAACTGATCCAGCTGCTAGAGCGCCCTTATCCCAAGCTTGGGAGAGCGCTTCACCGTAAAGCTAGCTGGCTGTCAGCATCGACCTGAGCCCGGTTGGGTCGAAGGGCGGGCCTAGCTCGCCGTCTGGGAGCAAATCTTCGCAGGCTTGAGCCCTCCAGCGTACCGATGATGCTTTTGGACTTATAGTGGTTTGCAGTCCGCTATGACGGGGCACGCGCTTGGTCCCGCCACCGCGATGGTAGCATTCCGTACGCTTGAGCAAACTGCCGATTGAAATGTGATAAGTCAGTAAACCCGGTCTCGTATGCCACCTGCGTGACCGGGTGCGCTGTGCTTTCCAGCAACCAGCACCCCTGCTCCAGCCTGACACGCCGGTAATACTCCGAAGGTGTCACTCCCAGATATTTCACGAATAGCCGTGAAAGCTGCCGCTCCCCGATGCTCGCCTTCTCGGCGATCTGCGCAATCGTCAGCGGCGCACGGATATATTGATGCATGAGGAACACCGCCCTGCGTACCTTGCCGTCGAGTGAAAAGGCTTTCGAGTCCGAGTGCAGCAATGGGATCTGCGGATGGTTGGCCTCGCGCATCTGGTCGGAAATCAGGTGCCTCAGGCTCTTCGTCGCACGGTCAACGCCGCAGTGGCGGCTGACCAGATACAGCGCCAGATCCATCGTCGATGTGCCACCCGCGCAAGTGATAATGCCTTTGTCGACGATGAATATTTCATCGGTCACGGGGATCGACTCAGGGAAGTACTCTTGGAATTCGGTGTAGTGATACCAGTGAACGCTGGTGTGCACGGCGTCCATCAACCCCGCCTTGGCCAATGCGAAGGAACCAGTGCAGGCTCCGACCAGCACTTTCCCTGTCGCCTGGGCTGTGCGCAGGTACTCCAGCACTCGGCGATCGTAGTCCAGAGGCCGCGGTACTCGCCCGCCCACTACCACGATGTAGTCGAACTGCGCGGGGTCCTCAAGTGTGGCCTCCGGCCGTACTTCCAGCCCGCAACTGGCTTTAAGCATCGATCGATCAGCGGCCATCAGCTTCCAGCGGCACAGTACCTGATCACTCTTGTCGCCTCGATCGGCCGCGTGCCGCAAGACCTCGACGAGGCCGGAAAACGCCATCAGGGTAAAACCTGGCAACAGCACAAACCCCACCGACAGGCCGGGCACGCTCACCACCGGCAGATGGTCGTCCACCGGAGAGGGAAAATTCAGCCTGGGAATATTCATCGTCAGCATCCTCATGGCGGATGTCCGGATAATACCTGCTGATGTCGCCTGTGTACTCATATTAACTAAACTTTCCCCCTTATGATTTTTTCAACGGGCACGCCTGAGTCCGTCCATAACTCCAAGACCACATCAGTAGAAGCGTTCATGACCCAAGACATCAGCCTGCTAAATACTGTCATCGGCCCCGTGATGCGTGGCCCTTCCAGTTCTCACTCCGCTGCGCCCTACATGATCGGCCGGACCGTGCGGGAACTGGCGCTCGCCCCAGGAGAGCAGTTGAGGTCGGTGGTCGTCCATTTCGACCCATCGGGCTCATTTGCCGAGGTTTACAGCAATCAGGGCAGCGATGAAGGGTTTGCCGCCGGGCTGGCGGGTGTGACCATAACCTCCGAGGCTTACAAGCAGGCCTTGCAGCGCGTTCGCCGAGGGCAGGATTTCGAATTCGCGATCCGCATCGTGCCGCTGGAGCGCAACGACCATCCGAACCGGGTCGATCTGCACGTCTGCGTCACCGGCATCCAAGCCCATGAGCGCACCGATGTGTTCGAGGGCGTGTCACTCGGTGGTGGTACCTTTCTGGTCACCCACCTCAATGGCCAGCACATCAATGTGGACGGCGCCGCGTACACCCTGATCGTCGAACACGAAGGAGCGGTAACGAGCGACCTGATGTTCTGCCTTGAAGGCTCGCAGGTAGCGCAGCGCCGAAGGCTCCACGACATGACGATCTGCGCCCTGACAGCCGCGCCGTCGGCCCGGATGCTCGCCGACCTGCGCGGGCAGGCTGGCCTGCGTCGGGTGCGTCTGGCCAGCCCCACCCAGGAAGTAGTGTGCAACCGCGAACGCACCTTGCTGGGCGCAAGCCATCTGCTGCAATGTGTAGCAGCGGACGCCGACCTGGCCGACTATGCGACGGCCTACGAATGCGACCGGCTCGGGCTGGACGTGGCCACTGTCCAGCAGCGGTTCGATGAACGCGTGCAACTGATGGCCGCCTCGGTGGAAGCTGGCTTGGCCAAAGAAGACAGCGCCGGCATGAAATACCTGCGCCCGACGGCCCGCCGATTTTCCCGCACCCCGTTGCCGGAGCCGCTGGAAAGCAGCTTCCTCAAGATCGCGATCGCCGGCGCGCTGGCTGCCATGGAAGAAACCACCAGCCGCGGCGTTGTCTGCGCCGCGCCCACGGCAGGCAGCGCCGGTATCGTACCCGGTTGTCTGCACGCACTGCGCGCATTCGGCGCCAGCTACCACGCCCTGAGCGACAGCCTGAAAGTGATGGCGCTGATTGGCGCGCTGTTCGCGGTGCGCGGCTCCTACGCCGCAGAAATGGGCGGCTGCTCCGTGGAAACCGGCACCTCGGCGGCCATGGCGGCGGCTGGCATCACCCACTACTTCGGCGGTACACCGGCGCAGATCCTTACCGCTGCATCGATCTGCCTGATGAACACCCTGGGGCTGATCTGTGACCCTGTGGGCGGCGAAGTGGAGATCCCCTGCCACGCCCGCAATATCGCCGGTGTGGGCCACGCGTGGAGCGCCAGCACAGCAGCCTTGGGCGGCTTCGATGCGGTTATTCCCTTCGATGAACTGGTCGAGCAGACCGTCAAGGTCGGCGACATGATGCATCCCGACCTGCGCTGCACAGCACGCGGCGGTTGCGCCACCACGCCCTCGGCGCTGCGCTTGGTCGCTGTCAAGAACCTGGAGGCCTGAACTATGCAGATCATCGAATTGGCTGGTGTGCACGCCGAAGGCGAAATCGGCCGGGTGCTGCTCAAGGGCGCACCGGCCATTCCCGGGCACACGCTGCGCGAGAAGATGGACTATCTCAACCTCGTGGATGACAGCCTGATCCGGCGCTGTCTGTTCGAACCGCGCGGCTCGGCCAACATGACCGTGAACCTGTTGCTTGAGCCGGTGGATACCTCGGCGGACATCGCCTTCATCCCGCTTCAGCCCGACGGCGCCCACGCGCTGTCTGGGTCCAACTGCATCTGCGTGACTACCGCCGCCCTGGAGATAGGCACGGTCGCCATGCGCGAGCCGCTGACCACCGTGGCGATCGAGACACCGGCCGGGCGCGTAGAAGCCCGCGCCAAGTGTCGCGATGGCAAGTGTGAACGGGTAACGGTGAAGATGGCGCCCAGCTTCGTCGAGCACCTGGACCACGCTCTGGAGGTGCCCGGCCTTGGGCAGCTGAAGGTGGATGTGGCATACGGCGGTTGCTTCTTTGTGCTGGTCGAGGCCGAGCAACTGGGTGTGCGTCTGGTGAAGCAGGCGGCGCGGCGGCTGGTTGAACTGGCCGCGGTCATCAAGCAGGCCGCCCAGGAGCAGATTCACCTCGCGCAGCGCCCGGGACTGGGTTCCTGCAAGATCGAATACGTGATGTTTACCGACACCGAGGACGGCAAACGGCTGAACTGCAACATCATCCACCCCGGTCGCGTCGACCGCTCACCATGCGGCACCGGCTGCGGTGCAAGGCTGGCGATCCTGCATCGACGGGGGCAGGTAGCAGTGAACCAGCCCGTGACTTTCCACAGCCTGATCGGCAGCACGTTCGAGTGCCGGATCGTCGAGCAGGCCGAACCTCGTAGCGGCAACATCACCCATGAAATTAGCGGCAGGGCCTGGATCTACTCCCGCGAAAAGTACTGGGCAGATGCCACAGACCCCTACGCCAACGGCTACGTGCTCTCAGACACCTGGGGCCCGAATGCTGAATAGATAACCGCCGCTTACAAGCATCACGCCCACTTGCCAGGTCGGCCTTCTGACCGTGCGACGGATTCGCTCAGCCCCAATAAAACCGATCCACATCCTTTGACCAAGCCAACTATAAAAACAGCGAGGCACACCATGAGTACAGTCGTTACTGGATACTCGGATTCCGTTTCACCCGGCTCGATCTCCTTTGATGATGCGCCGCTGCGGCGCGTACACGTCAAGGCTATTGCCGGCGGCATGGGCGGCCAGTTCACCGATGGTTTCATTATCGGCATGATCGGCATCGCCCTAAGCATGGCCGCTGGTGACCTGCACCTGAACAATTTCTGGACCGGCCTGATCGCCGCCGGCTCTTTGCTCGGTATTCTGTTCGGCAGCTTGCTTGCCGGCTCGGTGGTCGACCGTATCGGTCGCAAGGGCATCTACAACCAGACGATCTGGGTGTTCGCCGTTGCCGCGGTGCTGCAATACTTCGTCACTTCCCCTGAGCAGTTGCTTGTCTTGCGTTTGGTGCTAGGGCTGGCGATTGGCGCCGATTACGCGGTCAGCCTTTCGCTGGTCAGCGAACTAGCGCCCAAGCGCCATCGCGGTCGGATCATGAGCGCCGTGATGATCGCCTGGGTGGCTGGCTTTGTGTTCGCCTACTTTGCGGGTGTGCTGATCGAGAATATGGGTGAAGGCGCATGGCGCTGGGCCTTGGCCAGCAGCTTGATTCCGGCGCTGATGACTTTGTTGATCCGGATGGGTACGCCTGAATCGCCGCTGTGGCTGATCTCGAAGGGGCGTCGGCAGGAAGCGCAGGCAATCGTCAAACAGCATATGGGCGCCGACATTGCTCTGCCAGAGCAAGGCGCTGTGCAGAAGAATGCCGGCTGGGCGCAGTTGTTCAGCCGAGCCTGGCGTAAGAATGCATTTGTTGGCGCGGCGTTCTACTTCTGTCAGGTGATACCGTTCTTTGCACTGGGCACGTTCATTCCGCGGGTGCTGGAAGCCATAAAGGTGGAGAACACCGAGGCAGGCTCGATCATCTACAACATCTTCCTGTTCGTCGGCATCCTGGCTGGGTTCTGGATCGTGGACAAGATCAGCCGCCGTGTCTTCCTGATCGGCAGTTTCTACTTCTGCGCCGCCGTGCTACTGGTGCTCACCCTGTGGGCGGGCATGCCGCCAATGTTGGCTGTGGTGCTGTTCTCGGCGTTCGCTGTAGTGATGTCAGGGTGCACTGTGCTCGAATATGCTTATCTGCCGGAGCTGTTCCCGACTGAATTGCGGGCTTCTGGAATCGGATTTTCGGTGGCCATAAGCCGGCTAGGAGCAGCGGGCGGGACATTCCTGTTGCCGATCGTGATGGAGACCCATGGCGTGCAGGCAACACTGGGCATCTGTATTGGTGCGTTGGTGCTCGGCGGAGTAATCTGCCAAGCGTTTGCGCCGGAGCCTGCGCGAGCTTAATACACCGTGGGTATGCCCCTGGTCCGGGGGAAACGCCAAATCTCGCTCCGGCAGAGCCATCATCTGGCTTGCTGGAAACAAGTAGTGGCGAATGCCAAGTGCCCGCTTGGGTCGATAGCTGTGAGCCGTGTACGGTTCGATCGCACTGCTTAGAAGTGCCCGGCGTATCATGCCGGGCATTATGGGATGATC from Pseudomonas tolaasii NCPPB 2192 includes the following:
- a CDS encoding NAD(P)H-binding protein codes for the protein MKVVVLAATGRIGRTVISELLSRGHDVTAVARRPEKLPSSINTIKKTA
- a CDS encoding LysR substrate-binding domain-containing protein; amino-acid sequence: MDKNTKALPPVGPLVFFEAVARTGSFTLAAEELFITQSAVSKQVKKLEDNLGFALFTRKYRGVVLTEPGRELYEGVQPALESFRETVQRVRKWYDQNTISVVCTHAVAHYYLFPKLAHFQQQFPDITVNVVATNQLSAPLCLNYDFGILYGAGEWTGLSGVKLFDEIVYPVCSAKFAAEQVESLDDLLKLPLVQIDNEGWNIMNWNDWLGQFGKTFKPTGKVITYNQVTLALNAAERGLGIALGWEFMAREMIEKGAVKALQQFELKTGFSDFLVHSNKAKLSNACKIFEEWLLQSTADDR
- a CDS encoding RidA family protein, which codes for MIKRLHENHLIAQVVRYGSTVETAGQVATNTAASLEEQSIEVLGKVTGLLEEVGATLNDLVRVQVWLTNIAEFETFNAVYEKWLDGRPKPVRACVESALVAGGYVVEVQAFAYVAE
- a CDS encoding NAD(P)/FAD-dependent oxidoreductase yields the protein MQKISKFPIVDGNLGWYETSPSHGQKLGERLKGRKRFDYAVIGAGYTGVAVAQRLAELNPGARIAIVDALGVGQGTSGRNAGFVIDVPHNLDAGKSNVEHDHKLFKLNNFAIERLRSLKDKHSIDCAWQNAGKYMSAHEQSNVAGLDHFVETLKASGFEYEVVEGAALKKRLGTDYYRMAVYTPGNILINPSSLIRGLAAALPKNVTLFENSPVVSCEYGSPHKLNFLGGSIEASTVIQTTSSFNEEFGHLQNRLAPIFTYASLTEKLTPDELKKYFDGVKPWGTTSAHPAGTTVRFTTDGRIFVRNSLNYERSLNSNAEGLEMAFKQHRRSYEARFPFLAHKNFEYTWGGMLCMTLNHQSVFKKSAEGVYTIVGCNGVGVAKGTYLGYYMADYICGIPSEELDFIFDNSNPSWVPPDPLKAIGAGIRLKHESSNAGGDI
- the purU gene encoding formyltetrahydrofolate deformylase: MSKLILTLVCNDQKGIVAAVGNCISVQSGNITECGQYVDSANNKFFMRVCVELGQGVALSDFREVFSFVASAYGMQWQIYDAASKPRVMIIVSQLGHCLNDLLHRHSIEQLPMELVSIVSNHEHFRRRAEHEGLAFHYLPVTPANKQEQEDKLLEMVRDQQIDLVILARYMQILSDDLSRALAGHVINIHHSFLPSFKGARPYHQAHKRGVKLIGATAHYVTADLDERPIIEQNVQRIDHAATAEDLVAIGRDTECQVLARAVKLHLEHRILLNDDRTVIFH
- a CDS encoding tetrahydrofolate dehydrogenase/cyclohydrolase catalytic domain-containing protein, which encodes MIRSKAIVERILAEVRTAVVQHSIAPGLAVVLVGEDPASRVYVRNKSAQAEACGFNSRQFELPVSTSEVELLDLINSVSRHARAITPVPGGAGPMTIAMLMRDTLEVALNQNEQ
- a CDS encoding amino acid permease, producing the protein MLSIAGVIGGGLFSGSGHAIAAAGPAAILAYMMAGALVVLVMRMLDEMAIASPDTGSFSTYADRAIGPWAGFTIGWLYWWFWVLVIPLEAIAAAAVLNTWFPGIETWVFAFSITALLTITNLFRVGKYGEFEFWFAMLKVIAIIAFIVLGGLVLFDFLPNREVIGLSTLVAQNGGFMPNGFGAVIGALLTTMFSFISIEAVTIAAAESKDPARNIAKATRSVIWRICLFYLVSIFVIISIVAWNDPQLPVQGSYQRALEIMNIPHAKFLVDIVVLVAVSSCLNSAIYISSRMVFSLAKRGDAPSVIRRTTRKDVPAFAVVASTVIGLLTTALNFFAPSEVFGLLLASSGAIALLVYLVIAMCQLRMRYKLERSNTPIALKMWMFLVLTWLAIGFIVAALTTMVVLPEHRSEVTATGLLTLLTVALGLISQNRRKTKNSAGAQSALSN
- a CDS encoding GlxA family transcriptional regulator, which translates into the protein MRMLTMNIPRLNFPSPVDDHLPVVSVPGLSVGFVLLPGFTLMAFSGLVEVLRHAADRGDKSDQVLCRWKLMAADRSMLKASCGLEVRPEATLEDPAQFDYIVVVGGRVPRPLDYDRRVLEYLRTAQATGKVLVGACTGSFALAKAGLMDAVHTSVHWYHYTEFQEYFPESIPVTDEIFIVDKGIITCAGGTSTMDLALYLVSRHCGVDRATKSLRHLISDQMREANHPQIPLLHSDSKAFSLDGKVRRAVFLMHQYIRAPLTIAQIAEKASIGERQLSRLFVKYLGVTPSEYYRRVRLEQGCWLLESTAHPVTQVAYETGFTDLSHFNRQFAQAYGMLPSRWRDQARAPS